CCCCCGTTCCCGCGTGGAAATCCCCTGTTGCATAAGGGAGCAGAATGATGCACCAATCGGCAAAAGGACTTCCCTCTATATCAGATGCAAGACCTCCCATGTTCATCGTGACATTGGCAAGCATATCAATGCCGACTTCAGAGGTAAAATAGGTATCGCTTCTTGCCGCTTCTTCGTTTATGCTGACACCGCCGCCCGAAAAATAGACCATGACTTTATTTTCGGAGCCTTTCTTGAAAAAGGCTCGATAAGGATCGCCCTCGGATGTTTTCATTTCATCCGTGGTAATGCGATACCACTTATCAACTTTGGGGTTTTCTTTCAGATTGGGATATTGTAGCACAAAGAAATAGATGCCTGCAGCAATAAGTATGAGCACCAGAAAAATGACGGCAAGTATTTTAAAAATTGTTTTTATGATTCGTTTCATCCGTGATCCCCTTGATGCACTGCTTATTCGGGCAGTTGTCCTTGACTTTTTTGATTTGGTATTATATGCTGATACAAATGTATCAGCGATGTGATTGTATCAGCAGAAAAGAAGCTCGTCAATGGGGGGTCAGAAAATGAGACAAACAGATAAAACTGTATCAGCAATGAGCAACGAGGGGAGAAATCTTTATGTGGTCAGGCATATCACAGATGCCCTTTTGAAGCTGATGCAGACCAACCGTTTGAGTGATATATCGATCAGCCAGATTTGCGACGAAGCCGGTGTTGGAAGGGCCTCGTTCTACCGCAATTTCCAAAGTAAAGAAGATGTGATCACCAAACATCTGAAGGCTTTGTTGGACGATTGGTGGATCAATGCGATCCAAAAGCCTGATTTC
Above is a genomic segment from Pusillibacter faecalis containing:
- a CDS encoding TetR/AcrR family transcriptional regulator gives rise to the protein MRQTDKTVSAMSNEGRNLYVVRHITDALLKLMQTNRLSDISISQICDEAGVGRASFYRNFQSKEDVITKHLKALLDDWWINAIQKPDFNLVEAIFEHYWDNGELCIMLYEQNLSNLTLESIRSACGPKPEQSNIVAYTTAYFSYGLYGWIDEWFKRGMQETPKEMYELWRTHNRA